In Verrucomicrobiota bacterium, the genomic stretch CGAACAAGGCCGGCGTGAACGGAACGACCGGCTTATCGTGAAACCCCGCTGGCCGGATCACCTCGGCGAATTCAAGGAGGCGTCAGAATTGCCGGCGCGCTTGCGGGAGGAAGTTGAGCAGTTCTTTTTGAGCACCACATTCTTTTCAGCCAAAAACGCGAAAGTCCTAGGCTGGAGAGGCCCGAAAGAAGCCTCGGCCATGGTGGAGACGGGTCACCGGACTTACCTCCAATCGGGACGGAAAACGGAATCCTGAGACGCTCGCAGGCCAGAGAAGCACGGGCCGCCCTATGATCAATGTCCGGGTGCTCGCGGCCATCCCGAACCGACGACTTTGCTATCCCCAAAAGGGCGCGCTAGCCTTTGACCATGAATCAAGACGAAGTCAGCCGCGAGGAGCGACGACCTTTGGAGCAGGCCGTCGAGCAACAGGCCGAAGCATTGGAGCGGGTCGGCGAGACGCTCCGGCAGCCAGGGCCGCGGGAAGAGGAACTGCGACAGGCCGTTGAAGCGGTCGGACGCCAGGCCGAGGCGGTCGAACGGGAATTGGGACGCCAGACCACCGGCACCGTGCCCAAAGCCGACAGCGGGGCGGAGCCGCCGGAAACGGCGCCACACGAACCGATCGGGGGC encodes the following:
- a CDS encoding DUF3606 domain-containing protein — translated: MNQDEVSREERRPLEQAVEQQAEALERVGETLRQPGPREEELRQAVEAVGRQAEAVERELGRQTTGTVPKADSGAEPPETAPHEPIGGLG